The genomic interval CGCGCCCCGGCGGTCCAGGGGCGGCAGGCGCTCCGCCCTCCCGACGAGCCCCTCCTGGTCCGGCTCGTCCCAGTCCCACAGTTCGTGGAACAGCTCCCAGTGGAGCGGCAACAGGACGCCCGCCGCGCCGAAGAGCCGCGCGAAGCGGCGGCGGCGCTCGGCGACCGGCAGGCCGGGCAGGAACCCGCGCCGCAGGCGGCCGTCGATCGTCACGTCCCAGACTTCCTGGAACGCCTCGGCCAGCGCCGGCGGCACCGCGGACGGCACGATCCGGCCCGCCAGCACGTCGGCCACGGCCAGGAAGTGGTGGTGCAGGAATCGTTCTCCCCGCGCGGGCGCGAACGGCGGCGGGTCGGCGGGCGCCGGGGGTGCGCGCAGGTCCCAGGGCAGGAACGGCAGCGCGCCGGCGAGCTCCGCGCCGCGTTCGGCGAGGAAGTGGCCGGGGTGGCCGTAGATCTCCAGCGCGCCGGGCGCCGCGAGGCGCCACCAGGGCCGCTCGTCGGGCGCGAGGTCGTCAAGGACCAGCGCCAGCTCGCGCAGGCGGTCCGTCAGGCCGTGGCGGCGGGCCGCCCCGCGCGCCAGCTCCGCGACGGCCGCGGCGTGCTCCCAGTCGGCGGGTTCCACGCGCAGCAGCACGGCCGTCTCCCTCCTAGTCGGCGATCAGGGACCCGCCGCCGAGCGGGCGCAGGCGGGCGGTGAAGTGGCGCAGCACCGGCGCCTCCTCGACGATCTCCAGGCCGCGCAGGCGTTCGCCGCACTCGCGCAACCGCCCGCAGACCTCCGCCACGTAGGCCAGGTGCGTCTCGGTGTACACGCGCCGCGGCACGGCCAGGCGCACCAGCTCCATGGCCGGGTGGACGGTGGCGCCCGTCTCGGGATCGGCGTGCGCGAACATCAGGCTGCCGATCTCCACGCCGCGCACCCCGCCCTCGAGGTACAGGGCGCAGGTGAGCGCCTGCGCCGGGAAGGCGCCCTGCGGCAGGTGCGGCAGCATGCGCCGCGCGTCGACGTAGACGGCGTGGCCGCCGACGGGCGTCAGGATCGGCACCCCGCGCTCCTGCATCTGCTCGCCCATGCGCCGGACCTGGCCGATGCGGTAGGTCAGGTAGTCGTCGTCGAGCACCTCGCGCAGGCCCTGCGCGACCGCGGCCAGGTCGCGCCCGGCCAGCCCGCCGTAGGTGCGGAAACCCTCGATGAGGATCAGCAGGTTCGTGATGTCGCGGGCCCAGTCGTCGTCGTTCAGGCAGAGGAAGCCGCCCATGTTCACCAGGGCGTCCTTCTTCGCGCTCATCGTGCAGCCGTCGCCGAGGGCGAAGATCTCCCGCGCGATCTCCTTGATGGCCAGGTCGCGGCAGCCCGGCTCGCGCCGCTTGATGAACCACGCGTTCTCGGCGAAACGGCAGGCGTCGAAGATCAGGGGCACGCCCTTGCCGTGGCAGAAGGCCGAGACCTCGCGGATGTTCGCCAGCGACACGGGCTGGCCGCCGCCGCTGTTGTTGGTGATCGTGATCATGACGAAGGGGATGCGGTCGCCGTAGCGGTCGAAGGCCGCGGCGAGCTTCGCCAGCGACATGTTCCCCTTGAAGGGGTGGTCGCCCGTGGGGTCGAGCCCCTCGTCGATGACGCAGTCGAGCGCGAGCGCGCCCTGGTGCTCGACGTTGGCGCGCGTGGTGTCGAAGTGGATGTTGTTGGGCACCACCGAGCGCTTGTCCAGGCGCGTGGTGAACAGCAGGTTCTCCGCCACGCGCCCCTGGTGCGTGGGGATGACGTGGCGGTAGCCGAAGATGTCGCGGATGGTGTCCTCGAAGTCGTAGTAGTTGCGGCTGCCCGCGTAGGCCTCGTCCCCCTGCACCAGCGCGCCCCACTGGGCGTCGCTCATCGCCGAGGTGCCGCTGTCGGTGAGCAGGTCGACGTAGATCGACGAGCTCGGCAGGCCGAAGACGTTGTAGCCGGCCTTGGTCAGCGCCGCGGCGCGCTCCTCGCGGCTCACGCGGCGGACCGGCTCGACGACCTTGATGCGGTAAGGAACGAACGGCAATTCCATGGGTCCTCCTCGACCGGGGAAACGGCGGAAGGCCTTGCCACGCGCGGCGCGGAAGGGCATCCTGCGGGGTCGAAGGTAGCAGCCGCCGATACGGCGAACAAGGAAAGAGGGGGCGACGATGGTCCTGCCGGATCGCTGGCGGCGACGCCTGCGCGACGCGTGGCGGGCGGCGGTGGGGCCGACGCGGGACCCGCGGGCCGTCGCGCGCGGCGT from bacterium carries:
- a CDS encoding tryptophanase; translated protein: MELPFVPYRIKVVEPVRRVSREERAAALTKAGYNVFGLPSSSIYVDLLTDSGTSAMSDAQWGALVQGDEAYAGSRNYYDFEDTIRDIFGYRHVIPTHQGRVAENLLFTTRLDKRSVVPNNIHFDTTRANVEHQGALALDCVIDEGLDPTGDHPFKGNMSLAKLAAAFDRYGDRIPFVMITITNNSGGGQPVSLANIREVSAFCHGKGVPLIFDACRFAENAWFIKRREPGCRDLAIKEIAREIFALGDGCTMSAKKDALVNMGGFLCLNDDDWARDITNLLILIEGFRTYGGLAGRDLAAVAQGLREVLDDDYLTYRIGQVRRMGEQMQERGVPILTPVGGHAVYVDARRMLPHLPQGAFPAQALTCALYLEGGVRGVEIGSLMFAHADPETGATVHPAMELVRLAVPRRVYTETHLAYVAEVCGRLRECGERLRGLEIVEEAPVLRHFTARLRPLGGGSLIAD